A single genomic interval of Halorubrum aethiopicum harbors:
- a CDS encoding DUF309 domain-containing protein: MDDHTRDPGVAPPLSGEPAGWRRDRTASNGWEHGTLRRAVVHGVRLYNDGAYHESHDCFEDEWYNYGRGTTESAFLHGMVQVAAGAYKRVDFGSDAGMRSLFETALQYLRGVPADYYGVDVDDVRATLAAALEEPTAIDGWRIELDGDRPTAGPDSYAYAEELD; the protein is encoded by the coding sequence ATGGACGACCACACCCGGGACCCGGGCGTCGCGCCGCCCCTCTCGGGCGAGCCCGCCGGCTGGCGACGCGACCGGACCGCGTCGAACGGGTGGGAACACGGGACGCTCCGACGCGCGGTGGTCCACGGCGTCCGGCTGTACAACGACGGCGCGTACCACGAGTCACACGACTGCTTCGAGGACGAGTGGTACAACTACGGGCGCGGCACCACGGAGAGCGCCTTTCTTCATGGAATGGTCCAGGTCGCGGCGGGCGCGTACAAACGCGTCGACTTCGGGAGCGACGCGGGCATGCGGAGCCTCTTCGAGACCGCCCTCCAGTACCTCCGCGGCGTCCCGGCCGACTACTACGGCGTCGACGTCGACGACGTGCGCGCCACGCTCGCGGCCGCGCTCGAAGAGCCGACCGCGATCGACGGCTGGCGGATCGAACTCGACGGCGACCGGCCGACCGCCGGTCCGGACAGCTACGCGTACGCCGAGGAACTCGACTGA
- a CDS encoding DUF192 domain-containing protein translates to MTRPGSDPCSRRRYLRAIAGLGAVSLAGCLNRDESMDPTGVDAGEVDVDASETEGENATGSEDEETGAGPDDADADGNNENDDDSDGSADAENDPIHPGYETREVTVETPDGDVLGSVTAAVADTRDLRFLGLSDTESLPEDRGMLFVHASVQERTYVMREMDFGIDIVFADADGVITEIHHAPEPGPGEDGENQGYEGRGKYVLEVTYRWTEERGVGTGDVLVFDPVE, encoded by the coding sequence ATGACGCGTCCCGGATCCGACCCCTGCTCCCGCCGTCGATACCTCCGCGCTATCGCCGGGCTCGGAGCCGTCTCCCTCGCCGGGTGTCTGAACCGAGACGAGTCGATGGACCCGACCGGCGTCGACGCGGGCGAAGTCGATGTCGACGCGAGCGAAACCGAGGGAGAGAACGCGACCGGAAGCGAGGACGAGGAGACTGGCGCGGGTCCGGACGACGCCGACGCCGACGGCAACAACGAGAACGACGACGACTCCGACGGCTCCGCGGACGCGGAGAACGATCCGATCCACCCCGGATACGAGACTCGCGAAGTCACCGTGGAGACCCCCGACGGCGACGTTCTCGGCTCGGTGACCGCGGCGGTCGCGGACACACGAGATCTGCGATTTCTCGGCCTGAGCGACACGGAGTCGCTCCCCGAGGACCGCGGCATGCTGTTCGTCCACGCGTCGGTCCAAGAGCGGACCTACGTGATGCGTGAGATGGACTTCGGGATCGACATCGTGTTCGCGGACGCCGACGGCGTCATCACCGAGATCCACCACGCGCCTGAGCCTGGACCCGGAGAGGACGGCGAAAACCAAGGATACGAGGGCCGCGGGAAGTACGTCCTCGAGGTCACCTACCGCTGGACCGAGGAGCGCGGCGTGGGCACGGGCGACGTGCTCGTCTTCGATCCGGTCGAGTGA
- a CDS encoding succinylglutamate desuccinylase/aspartoacylase domain-containing protein, producing the protein MDVYELGEGPAEVAVVAAIHGDEPCGVRAVERLVAEEPDVERTVKLVVANEEALAEETRYLEADLNRSFPGDPDADAHEERLAHRLRSELVGCTTLAIHSTQSYAEPFAVVDSMDEVARAVAPHLPVDAVIQTDAFTEGRLIEHPHTIEIEAGLQGSEDAADNAYWVTRAFLAATGALPAPGSDDVIDAGGREDVPVFRLRDRIPKPAAEEYEVFAHNFERVEAGDRFATADGEPLRAEEPFYPVLLSAYGYREQFGYVAERVGAIE; encoded by the coding sequence ATGGACGTCTACGAGCTGGGCGAGGGCCCGGCGGAGGTCGCGGTCGTCGCGGCGATCCACGGCGACGAGCCCTGCGGAGTTCGCGCGGTCGAGCGGCTCGTCGCCGAGGAGCCCGACGTCGAGCGGACGGTGAAGCTGGTCGTCGCGAACGAGGAGGCGCTCGCGGAGGAGACTCGGTACCTCGAGGCCGACCTCAACCGGTCGTTTCCCGGCGACCCCGACGCCGACGCACACGAGGAGCGGCTCGCCCACCGGCTCCGATCGGAACTCGTCGGCTGTACCACCCTCGCGATCCACTCGACGCAGTCGTACGCGGAACCGTTCGCGGTCGTCGACTCGATGGATGAGGTCGCCCGCGCGGTCGCGCCGCATCTCCCGGTCGACGCGGTCATCCAGACCGACGCCTTCACCGAGGGCCGGCTGATCGAACACCCCCACACCATCGAGATCGAGGCGGGGCTCCAGGGGAGCGAGGACGCGGCCGACAACGCCTACTGGGTCACCCGCGCGTTCCTCGCGGCGACCGGCGCGCTGCCCGCGCCCGGCTCCGACGACGTGATCGACGCCGGCGGCCGCGAGGACGTGCCCGTCTTCCGGCTCCGCGACCGGATCCCGAAGCCCGCCGCCGAGGAGTACGAGGTGTTCGCGCACAACTTCGAGCGCGTCGAGGCCGGCGACCGCTTCGCGACCGCCGACGGGGAGCCGCTCCGCGCCGAGGAGCCCTTCTACCCCGTGTTGCTGTCGGCGTACGGCTACCGCGAGCAGTTCGGGTACGTCGCCGAGCGCGTCGGCGCGATCGAGTAG
- a CDS encoding cupin domain-containing protein, giving the protein MSGSTHADPEPVVKRASEIAYEPVDAAEGLRKGVLLDESDGAPNFAIRRFELAAGSEVPRHTNAVEHEQHVLAGEYVVGIGEEEYTVEAGDSLLIPAGVEHWYRNDGDEPGAFLCAVPNGDDTIELVE; this is encoded by the coding sequence ATGAGCGGATCGACCCACGCCGACCCGGAACCGGTCGTCAAGCGCGCGAGCGAGATAGCCTACGAGCCCGTCGACGCGGCCGAAGGGCTCCGGAAGGGCGTCCTCCTCGACGAGTCCGACGGCGCGCCCAACTTCGCGATCCGGCGGTTCGAACTCGCCGCCGGCAGCGAGGTCCCGCGACACACCAACGCGGTCGAACACGAACAGCACGTCCTCGCGGGCGAGTACGTCGTCGGCATCGGCGAGGAGGAGTACACCGTGGAGGCGGGCGACTCGCTTCTCATCCCCGCGGGCGTCGAACACTGGTACCGCAACGACGGCGACGAGCCCGGCGCGTTCCTCTGTGCGGTGCCGAACGGCGACGACACGATCGAACTCGTCGAGTAG
- a CDS encoding aminotransferase family protein: MQENVPHADRGETGGETIPHWHDPGSEAMTVVEGEGATVYDDEGNAYLDLISQLYCTNAGHSNEAITDAMTAQMERIPYVSSAKGNDVRDALAADLADIAPGSLSEVYFSVSGSEANESAAQIARTVQDAPKVLTRWQSYHGGTAGAGSLTGDPSTRSTMGRYAATTGSGKFLPPLPTAFDADSPEDLAEQAADHVEFVIQNEGADSVAAILMEPIGGTSGGYPAPPGYFERLREICDEYDVLLIADEVITGFGRCGDWFGIDTEGVEPDMITFAKGVTSAYAPLAGVIAADWIGETVREEGYDLGQTFAGHPVACAAGRAAIEEYDSHLIDDARALTPVLESRLEELANAHDVIETVRGRGFLRSVVFADPETGDPFVHPWAGGDDEENPVAAVREAAADRGALFGNGRPDVQILIAPPLCTTRDELERGVDALDAAIGEVFE; the protein is encoded by the coding sequence ATGCAAGAGAACGTACCACATGCCGACCGCGGCGAAACCGGCGGGGAGACGATCCCGCACTGGCACGACCCGGGAAGCGAGGCGATGACCGTCGTCGAGGGCGAGGGCGCGACGGTGTATGACGACGAGGGGAACGCGTACCTCGATCTCATCTCGCAGCTCTACTGTACGAACGCGGGCCACAGCAACGAGGCGATAACGGACGCGATGACCGCCCAGATGGAGCGGATCCCCTACGTCTCCTCCGCGAAGGGGAACGACGTCCGGGACGCGCTGGCGGCGGATCTGGCGGATATCGCGCCCGGCTCGCTCTCGGAGGTGTACTTCTCCGTCTCCGGAAGCGAGGCGAACGAGTCGGCCGCGCAGATCGCGCGGACGGTCCAGGACGCCCCGAAGGTGCTGACGCGCTGGCAGTCCTACCACGGTGGGACCGCCGGCGCGGGGTCGCTCACCGGCGACCCGAGCACGCGCTCGACGATGGGGCGGTACGCCGCGACGACCGGCTCCGGGAAGTTCCTGCCGCCCCTGCCGACGGCGTTCGACGCGGACTCGCCCGAGGACCTGGCCGAGCAGGCCGCCGACCACGTGGAGTTCGTGATTCAAAACGAGGGGGCGGACTCGGTCGCCGCGATCCTGATGGAGCCGATCGGGGGAACGAGCGGCGGCTACCCCGCGCCGCCGGGCTACTTCGAGCGGCTCCGCGAGATCTGTGACGAGTACGACGTGCTGTTGATCGCCGACGAGGTGATCACCGGCTTCGGCCGCTGCGGCGACTGGTTCGGCATCGACACCGAGGGCGTCGAACCCGACATGATCACGTTCGCGAAGGGCGTCACGAGCGCGTACGCCCCGCTCGCCGGCGTGATCGCCGCCGACTGGATCGGCGAGACCGTCCGCGAGGAGGGGTACGACCTGGGACAGACGTTCGCCGGACACCCCGTGGCCTGCGCGGCCGGCCGCGCCGCCATCGAGGAGTACGACTCGCACCTCATCGACGACGCGCGGGCGCTGACGCCGGTGCTCGAGTCCCGCCTCGAGGAGCTGGCGAACGCACACGACGTGATCGAGACCGTGCGCGGCCGCGGCTTCCTCCGGAGCGTCGTCTTCGCCGACCCCGAGACCGGCGATCCGTTCGTCCACCCGTGGGCCGGCGGCGACGACGAGGAGAACCCGGTCGCCGCGGTCCGGGAGGCGGCCGCAGACCGGGGGGCCCTCTTCGGCAACGGGCGGCCGGACGTACAGATCCTCATCGCGCCGCCGCTCTGTACCACCCGCGACGAACTCGAGCGCGGTGTCGACGCCCTCGACGCGGCCATCGGGGAAGTGTTCGAGTAG
- a CDS encoding CBS domain-containing protein, producing the protein MRGLRIGTVVGIPVRLNWTFLIVLPLFAYLIGSEVTTIAGVMNETLNAGIDTAAVGAGTTPWLLGLAAVVGLFGGVLLHEFGHSLVAMRYGYEIESITLWLLGGLANFAEFPEDWKHEFWIAVAGPIVSLGVGAVCYGAFVLAPAGANALLFVFSYLAVLNVVLAGFNMLPAFPMDGGRVLRALLARNQPHAQATQRAAAIGKIFAFLMGVFGLLTFQLLLIVLAFFIYMAASGEAQQTTLKAVFEGVTVADVMTPREELQTVTETTSVADLMSRMFEERHTGYPVMDGGNLVGMVTLEDAREVREVERDAYRVEDVMETDVASVTAGTDAMSALQVMQEHGVGRLPVLDANGELVGLISRSDLMTAFNIIQTGGTPSVITGRRAEEDGRIL; encoded by the coding sequence ATGCGTGGACTCCGGATCGGGACCGTCGTCGGCATCCCGGTCAGGCTCAACTGGACGTTCCTGATCGTGTTGCCGCTTTTCGCGTACCTCATCGGCTCGGAAGTGACGACGATAGCCGGCGTGATGAACGAGACGCTGAACGCGGGCATCGACACGGCGGCGGTCGGCGCGGGGACGACCCCGTGGCTCCTCGGGCTCGCCGCCGTGGTCGGGCTGTTCGGCGGCGTCCTCCTCCACGAGTTCGGCCACTCGCTCGTCGCGATGCGGTACGGCTACGAGATCGAGTCGATCACGCTGTGGCTGCTCGGCGGGCTCGCGAACTTCGCGGAGTTCCCCGAGGACTGGAAACACGAGTTCTGGATCGCGGTCGCGGGGCCGATCGTCAGCCTCGGCGTCGGCGCGGTCTGTTACGGCGCGTTCGTCCTCGCGCCCGCGGGGGCGAACGCCCTGCTCTTCGTGTTCAGCTATCTCGCGGTGTTGAACGTCGTCCTCGCCGGGTTCAACATGCTCCCGGCGTTCCCGATGGACGGCGGCCGCGTCCTGCGAGCGCTGCTCGCGCGCAACCAACCGCACGCGCAGGCGACCCAGCGAGCGGCCGCGATCGGGAAGATATTCGCGTTCCTGATGGGCGTCTTCGGGCTGCTGACGTTCCAGCTGCTCCTCATCGTGCTCGCCTTCTTCATCTACATGGCGGCCTCCGGCGAGGCCCAGCAGACGACGCTGAAGGCGGTCTTCGAGGGCGTCACGGTCGCGGACGTGATGACCCCGCGCGAGGAGCTCCAGACCGTGACCGAGACCACCTCCGTTGCCGACCTGATGAGCCGGATGTTCGAGGAGCGACACACCGGCTACCCGGTGATGGACGGCGGGAACCTCGTCGGCATGGTCACGCTGGAGGACGCCCGTGAGGTGCGCGAGGTCGAGCGCGACGCCTACCGCGTCGAGGACGTGATGGAGACGGACGTCGCCTCCGTCACCGCGGGCACCGACGCGATGAGTGCCCTCCAGGTGATGCAGGAACACGGCGTGGGGCGGCTCCCCGTCCTCGACGCGAACGGGGAGCTGGTGGGGCTCATCTCGCGGTCCGACCTGATGACCGCGTTCAACATCATCCAGACCGGCGGCACGCCGAGCGTGATCACCGGGCGGCGCGCCGAGGAGGACGGTCGGATCCTCTGA